From Macaca mulatta isolate MMU2019108-1 chromosome 3, T2T-MMU8v2.0, whole genome shotgun sequence, the proteins below share one genomic window:
- the CPSF4 gene encoding cleavage and polyadenylation specificity factor subunit 4 isoform X9, producing MCPFRHISGEKTVVCKHWLRGLCKKGDQCEFLHEYDMTKMPECYFYSKFGECSNKECPFLHIDPESKIKDCPWYDRGFCKHGPLCRHRHTRRVICVNYLVGFCPEGPSCKFMHPRFELPMGTTEQPPLPQQTQPPAKQRTPQVIGVMQSQNSSAGNRGPRPLEQVTCYKCGEKGHYANRCTKGHLAFLSGQ from the exons ATGTGTCCGTTTCGCCACATCAGCGGTGAGAAGACAGTTGTGTGCAAACACTGGCTGCGTGGCCTATGCAAGAAAGGGGACCAGTGCGAGTTCCTGCATGAGTATGACATGACCAAGATGCCCGAGTGCTACTTCTACTCCAAGTTCG GAGAGTGCAGCAACAAGGAGTGTCCCTTCCTGCACATCGACCccgagtccaagatcaaggactGCCCTTGGTATGACCGCGGCTTCTGCAAGCACG GTCCCCTCTGCAGGCACCGGCACACACGGAGAGTCATCTGTGTGAATTACCTCGTGGGATTCTGCCCAGAGGGGCCCTCATGTAAATTCATGCA CCCTCGATTTGAACTGCCCATGGGAACCACCGAGCAGCCCCCACTGCCGCAGCAGACCCAGCCTCCGGCAAAG CAGAGAACCCCACAGGTCATCGGGGTCATGCAGAGTCAAAACAGCAGCGCGGGCAACCGGGGACCCCGGCCACTGGAGCAGGTCACCTGTTACAAG TGTGGCGAGAAAGGACACTACGCCAACAGATGCACCAAAGGGCACTTGGCCTTTCTCAGTGGACAGTGA